From one Populus alba chromosome 17, ASM523922v2, whole genome shotgun sequence genomic stretch:
- the LOC118031793 gene encoding mitochondrial uncoupling protein 5, whose product MGLKGFAEGGVASIIAGASTHPLDLIKVRMQLQGESHIPNPSSVQSYRPAFALSSTANISLPTTLEPPPPPRVGPLSIGVRIIQSEGAAALFSGVSATILRQTLYSTTRMGLYDVLKHKWTDPDTNTMPLVRKIVAGLISGAVGAAVGNPADVAMVRMQADGRLPIEQRRNYKSVVDALSQMSKQEGVASLWRGSSLTVNRAMIVTASQLASYDQAKEMILEKGLMSDGIGTHVAASFLAGFVASVASNPIDVIKTRVMNMKVEPGVEPPYKGALDCAMKTLKAEGPMALYKGFIPTISRQGPFTVVLFITLEQVRKLLKDF is encoded by the coding sequence ATGGGTTTGAAAGGTTTTGCTGAAGGTGGTGTTGCCTCCATCATTGCCGGTGCTTCCACTCATCCTTTGGATTTAATCAAGGTCCGTATGCAACTTCAAGGTGAATCCCACATCCCAAATCCATCTTCCGTGCAGTCATATCGCCCTGCTTTTGCGTTGAGCTCTACGGCCAACATCTCCTTACCGACCACCTTAGAACCCCCTCCTCCACCCCGTGTGGGACCCCTTTCCATTGGTGTCCGTATCATCCAATCCGAGGGCGCTGCCGCTCTTTTTTCTGGTGTCTCCGCTACCATCCTCCGCCAAACCTTATACTCCACCACCCGTATGGGCCTTTATGATGTCCTCAAACATAAATGGACGGATCCAGATACCAATACCATGCCACTTGTACGTAAGATCGTGGCTGGACTAATCTCCGGTGCTGTCGGGGCTGCTGTTGGTAATCCTGCTGATGTAGCGATGGTCCGTATGCAGGCTGATGGACGTCTCCCGATTGAACAGCGTAGAAACTACAAGAGTGTTGTCGATGCCTTGAGTCAAATGTCAAAGCAGGAGGGTGTCGCAAGCCTGTGGCGGGGTTCGAGTCTTACAGTCAACCGGGCGATGATTGTGACGGCGTCACAGCTTGCATCATATGATCAAGCCAAGGAGATGATCTTGGAGAAGGGTTTGATGAGTGATGGGATCGGCACCCATGTCGCAGCAAGTTTTCTGGCTGGTTTTGTGGCTTCCGTTGCTTCAAACCCAATTGATGTGATCAAGACTAGAGTTATGAACATGAAGGTTGAGCCCGGGGTTGAACCACCTTATAAGGGTGCATTAGATTGTGCAATGAAGACTCTCAAGGCAGAGGGTCCTATGGCCTTGTATAAGGGCTTTATCCCAACAATTTCTAGACAAGGACCTTTTACTGTTGTGCTATTTATCACATTAGAACAAGTTCGGAAATTACTTAAAGATTTCTGA